Proteins encoded by one window of Sorangium aterium:
- a CDS encoding molybdopterin-dependent oxidoreductase encodes MQELRKTLCNRDCPDACGIVATVEDGRVVRLGGDPDHPITRGFLCYRTSRFLETQYSPERLTTPLLRKGGELTPVSWEEALDTAAERLLAIRRESGPAAIFHYRSGGSLGILTGIADAFFARFGPVTVKRGDICSGAGDAAQLTDFGEEESHDLADLRSARHILLWGKNVFTSSPHTLPVLREAKARGAELVLIDPVHHRTASLCGAFYQPRPGGDFALAMAVARVLFDEGWADPRAADYCDHLDAFRALARRSSVAAWCREADVPERAALDLARRLAERPTAILVGWGMGRRTSGGAIVRALDALGAVSGNLGIPGGGVSFYFKRRGAFDLSPFQGERPAPRTVCEPLLGREVLEMSDPPIRAVWVTAGNPVAMLPESDTVAEALRTREFVVVVDSFLTDTARVAHLVLPTTTLLEADDVVGAYGHHYLGVSTPVVPPPPGVKSDLEIMQALARRVGLGDALDGSARDWKRRVTEPKLAPLGVTLETLERGPVRNPLAPKVLFEDRKFPTPSGRVNLITEAPEERVDPDASEFPLLLMALSTEKSQSSQWARPQRGPAVVTVHPDAAGGVPDGGACRITSRVGAMTAVIRHDPAQRRDVALIPKGGHLRDGRCANALITARITDIGEGGALYEERVRVEPIGQPDPLP; translated from the coding sequence ATGCAGGAGCTCCGCAAGACCCTCTGTAACCGCGACTGCCCCGACGCCTGCGGCATCGTGGCCACCGTGGAGGACGGCCGCGTCGTGCGCCTCGGCGGCGACCCGGACCACCCGATCACGCGGGGCTTCCTCTGCTACCGCACATCGCGCTTCCTGGAGACCCAGTACTCGCCCGAGCGGCTGACGACGCCGCTGCTCCGCAAGGGCGGCGAGCTGACGCCCGTCTCCTGGGAGGAGGCGCTCGACACCGCGGCCGAGCGGCTCCTCGCGATCCGGCGCGAGTCGGGCCCGGCCGCGATCTTCCATTACCGGAGCGGCGGCTCGCTCGGGATCCTCACGGGGATCGCCGACGCGTTCTTCGCGCGGTTCGGGCCGGTCACGGTCAAGCGCGGCGACATCTGCTCCGGCGCGGGCGACGCCGCGCAGCTCACCGATTTCGGGGAGGAGGAAAGCCATGACCTCGCCGATCTGCGGAGCGCTCGGCACATCCTCCTCTGGGGCAAGAACGTCTTCACCTCGAGCCCTCACACGCTCCCGGTGCTGCGCGAGGCGAAGGCGCGCGGCGCGGAGCTCGTGCTCATCGATCCGGTGCACCACAGGACGGCGTCGCTCTGCGGGGCGTTCTACCAGCCGCGCCCCGGTGGCGACTTCGCGCTCGCGATGGCCGTCGCCCGCGTGCTCTTCGACGAGGGGTGGGCCGACCCGCGCGCCGCGGACTACTGCGATCACCTCGACGCCTTCCGCGCGCTCGCCCGGCGGAGCTCGGTCGCCGCGTGGTGCCGCGAGGCCGACGTGCCCGAGCGCGCGGCCCTGGACCTCGCGCGCCGCCTCGCCGAGAGGCCCACGGCGATCCTCGTGGGCTGGGGCATGGGCCGGCGCACCTCGGGCGGGGCGATCGTGCGCGCCCTCGACGCGCTCGGGGCCGTGAGCGGGAACCTCGGCATCCCCGGCGGCGGCGTCTCGTTCTATTTCAAGCGGCGCGGCGCGTTCGACCTCTCGCCGTTCCAGGGCGAGCGCCCTGCGCCGCGCACCGTCTGCGAGCCCCTGCTCGGACGCGAGGTGCTCGAGATGAGCGACCCGCCGATCCGCGCCGTCTGGGTGACCGCCGGCAACCCGGTCGCGATGCTGCCCGAGTCGGACACGGTCGCGGAGGCGCTCCGGACGCGCGAGTTCGTCGTCGTTGTCGACTCCTTCCTCACGGACACGGCGCGGGTCGCCCACCTCGTGCTGCCCACGACGACGCTCCTCGAGGCGGACGACGTGGTCGGCGCCTACGGCCACCATTACCTCGGCGTCTCCACGCCCGTGGTCCCGCCCCCGCCCGGGGTGAAGAGCGATCTCGAGATCATGCAGGCGCTCGCGCGGCGCGTGGGCCTCGGCGACGCGCTCGACGGCAGCGCGCGCGACTGGAAGCGGCGGGTCACGGAGCCGAAGCTCGCGCCTCTCGGCGTCACCCTCGAGACGCTGGAGCGCGGGCCGGTGCGCAACCCGCTGGCGCCGAAGGTGCTGTTCGAGGACCGCAAGTTCCCGACCCCGAGCGGCCGGGTCAACCTCATCACCGAGGCGCCGGAGGAGCGCGTGGATCCCGATGCGAGCGAGTTCCCGCTGCTGCTCATGGCGCTCTCCACCGAGAAGTCCCAGTCGTCGCAGTGGGCGCGCCCCCAGCGCGGTCCGGCCGTCGTCACGGTCCACCCGGACGCGGCCGGCGGCGTGCCCGACGGCGGCGCCTGCCGGATCACGTCGCGCGTCGGCGCCATGACGGCGGTGATCCGCCACGATCCTGCCCAGCGCCGCGACGTCGCGCTCATCCCGAAGGGAGGCCACCTCCGGGACGGCCGCTGCGCCAACGCGCTGATCACCGCGCGCATCACGGACATCGGCGAGGGCGGCGCGCTCTACGAGGAGCGGGTGCGCGTCGAGCCGATCGGGCAGCCGGATCCCCTGCCCTAG